A stretch of the Panthera uncia isolate 11264 chromosome D1, Puncia_PCG_1.0, whole genome shotgun sequence genome encodes the following:
- the EHF gene encoding ETS homologous factor isoform X1, which produces MILEGSGVMNLNPSNNLLHQQPTWTDSYPTCNVSSGFFGGQWHEIHPQYWTKYQVWEWLQHLLDTNQLDASCIPFQEFDVNGEHLCSMNLQEFTRAAGTAGQLLYSNLQHLKWNGQCSSDLFQSTHNVIVKTEQTDPSVMNAWKEENYLYDTSYGSTVDLLDSKTFCRAQISMTTTGHLPVAESPEIKKEQDHPAKSHTKKHNPRGTHLWEFIRDILLNPDKNPGLIKWEDRSEGIFRFLKSEAVAQLWGKKKNNNSMTYEKLSRAMRYYYKREILERVDGRRLVYKFGKNARGWRENEN; this is translated from the exons ATGATTCTGGAAGGAAGTGGTGTAATGAATCTCAACCCCAGCAACAATCTCCTCCACCAGCAGCCAACCTGGACAGACAGCTACCCCACGTGCAATG TTTCCAGCGGGTTTTTCGGAGGCCAGTGGCATGAAATCCATCCTCAGTACTGGACCAAGTACCAGGTGTGGGAGTGGCTCCAGCACCTTCTGGACACCAACCAGCTCGATGCCAGCTGCATCCCTTTCCAGGAGTTTGACGTCAATGGCGAGCATCTCTGCAGCATGAATTTGCAGGAGTTCACCCGGGCGGCGGGCACGGCGGGCCAGCTCCTCTACAGCAACCTGCAGCATCTCAAGTGGAATG GCCAGTGCAGCAGTGACCTGTTCCAGTCCACACACAATGTCATTGTCAAGACGGAACAAACTG ACCCTTCCGTCATGAACGcctggaaagaagaaaactatttaTATGACACCAGCTATGGTAGCACAGTAG ATCTGTTGGACAGCAAGACTTTCTGCCGGGCCCAGATCTCCATGACAACCACCGGTCACCTTCCTGTCG caGAGTCACCCGAGATAAAAAAGGAGCAAGACCACCCTGCAAAGTCCCACACCAAAAAGCACA ATCCACGAGGGACTCACTTATGGGAATTCATCCGTGACATCCTCCTGAACCCAGACAAGAATCCGGGGCTAATCAAGTGGGAAGACCGGTCTGAGGGCATCTTCAGGTTCTTGAAATCGGAGGCTGTGGCTCAgctgtggggaaaaaagaagaacaacaacagcaTGACCTACGAAAAACTCAGCCGAGCGATGAG ATATTACTACAAAAGAGAAATTCTGGAGCGTGTAGACGGACGAAGACTGGTCTATAAATTTGGGAAAAATGCACGTGgatggagagaaaatgaaaactga
- the EHF gene encoding ETS homologous factor isoform X2 produces MILEGSGVMNLNPSNNLLHQQPTWTDSYPTCNVSSGFFGGQWHEIHPQYWTKYQVWEWLQHLLDTNQLDASCIPFQEFDVNGEHLCSMNLQEFTRAAGTAGQLLYSNLQHLKWNGQCSSDLFQSTHNVIVKTEQTDPSVMNAWKEENYLYDTSYGSTVDLLDSKTFCRAQISMTTTGHLPVESPEIKKEQDHPAKSHTKKHNPRGTHLWEFIRDILLNPDKNPGLIKWEDRSEGIFRFLKSEAVAQLWGKKKNNNSMTYEKLSRAMRYYYKREILERVDGRRLVYKFGKNARGWRENEN; encoded by the exons ATGATTCTGGAAGGAAGTGGTGTAATGAATCTCAACCCCAGCAACAATCTCCTCCACCAGCAGCCAACCTGGACAGACAGCTACCCCACGTGCAATG TTTCCAGCGGGTTTTTCGGAGGCCAGTGGCATGAAATCCATCCTCAGTACTGGACCAAGTACCAGGTGTGGGAGTGGCTCCAGCACCTTCTGGACACCAACCAGCTCGATGCCAGCTGCATCCCTTTCCAGGAGTTTGACGTCAATGGCGAGCATCTCTGCAGCATGAATTTGCAGGAGTTCACCCGGGCGGCGGGCACGGCGGGCCAGCTCCTCTACAGCAACCTGCAGCATCTCAAGTGGAATG GCCAGTGCAGCAGTGACCTGTTCCAGTCCACACACAATGTCATTGTCAAGACGGAACAAACTG ACCCTTCCGTCATGAACGcctggaaagaagaaaactatttaTATGACACCAGCTATGGTAGCACAGTAG ATCTGTTGGACAGCAAGACTTTCTGCCGGGCCCAGATCTCCATGACAACCACCGGTCACCTTCCTGTCG AGTCACCCGAGATAAAAAAGGAGCAAGACCACCCTGCAAAGTCCCACACCAAAAAGCACA ATCCACGAGGGACTCACTTATGGGAATTCATCCGTGACATCCTCCTGAACCCAGACAAGAATCCGGGGCTAATCAAGTGGGAAGACCGGTCTGAGGGCATCTTCAGGTTCTTGAAATCGGAGGCTGTGGCTCAgctgtggggaaaaaagaagaacaacaacagcaTGACCTACGAAAAACTCAGCCGAGCGATGAG ATATTACTACAAAAGAGAAATTCTGGAGCGTGTAGACGGACGAAGACTGGTCTATAAATTTGGGAAAAATGCACGTGgatggagagaaaatgaaaactga
- the EHF gene encoding ETS homologous factor isoform X3: MNLQEFTRAAGTAGQLLYSNLQHLKWNGQCSSDLFQSTHNVIVKTEQTDPSVMNAWKEENYLYDTSYGSTVDLLDSKTFCRAQISMTTTGHLPVAESPEIKKEQDHPAKSHTKKHNPRGTHLWEFIRDILLNPDKNPGLIKWEDRSEGIFRFLKSEAVAQLWGKKKNNNSMTYEKLSRAMRYYYKREILERVDGRRLVYKFGKNARGWRENEN; the protein is encoded by the exons ATGAATTTGCAGGAGTTCACCCGGGCGGCGGGCACGGCGGGCCAGCTCCTCTACAGCAACCTGCAGCATCTCAAGTGGAATG GCCAGTGCAGCAGTGACCTGTTCCAGTCCACACACAATGTCATTGTCAAGACGGAACAAACTG ACCCTTCCGTCATGAACGcctggaaagaagaaaactatttaTATGACACCAGCTATGGTAGCACAGTAG ATCTGTTGGACAGCAAGACTTTCTGCCGGGCCCAGATCTCCATGACAACCACCGGTCACCTTCCTGTCG caGAGTCACCCGAGATAAAAAAGGAGCAAGACCACCCTGCAAAGTCCCACACCAAAAAGCACA ATCCACGAGGGACTCACTTATGGGAATTCATCCGTGACATCCTCCTGAACCCAGACAAGAATCCGGGGCTAATCAAGTGGGAAGACCGGTCTGAGGGCATCTTCAGGTTCTTGAAATCGGAGGCTGTGGCTCAgctgtggggaaaaaagaagaacaacaacagcaTGACCTACGAAAAACTCAGCCGAGCGATGAG ATATTACTACAAAAGAGAAATTCTGGAGCGTGTAGACGGACGAAGACTGGTCTATAAATTTGGGAAAAATGCACGTGgatggagagaaaatgaaaactga